GAAGCCTCGTGGACTCGATGACGGGTCTCACCAGGGCCGTGATCGGTGCCGTCGGGCGGGTGAGCGGCGGCGCACCGTCGCGCCGTGAGCAGGGTGGACGACAGCGGCGACGGTGCGGGCCGTCTTGCCCTGGAACGGACGTCAGATCGGGTGGATGGCGGAGCGATGCGGGAATCAGAGGCTTCCGAAGATGTCGCCAAGGTCCTGCACACCTTGGAAGAAGCGCGCTCGGAACGGGCGCGGCTGGGCCGCCTCGGGCGGTGGAGCGAGGCCGACGAAGCGGTGCTGGTGACGCTGCGCGATGTGCTCTCGGCTGCTTCGCCCGAGATCACCGGGCCCGACCTGGGCGGCCTCGTCTACGTCGCGGGGAGCCCTCGGCCGGGACGTCGCCGGGTGACCGGGAACTGGGGGCCGGTTCCGCCGGAGCGGCTGACCGCGACGTGCGCGATGCTGCTGGTCAACCGAGGCAGTGAACCACAGGTCGTGGCCGAGATGGCGCGGCGGGCGCTCGAATCGTACGGCTGGCGTGATCTGGGTACGTTCTGGTACGCGGTGCTTTCGCTCGCGTATGCGGGAGAAAGCGATGCCGCGCAACACGAGCTCGGGCGGGCGTTGAAGCGCTCGGGCTGGGTCGGTTCGCATCCGCACACCCCGGCCCTGACGGTGCTCCGAGCGCGGGTCGCGGGGCTGAACGGCGAGCCGCGGACGGCTTGGCAGCTGCTCGACGGTGCCTTGGCACGAGGGGTGGTCGAACAGTTCAAAGAAGTCGCGGTGGCCTGGGCGATCGCCGCGCTGGTGGACCTCGGCGAGCTCGAACGCGCGGACGATCTCCTGCTCGCCTACGGGTTCGGCCACACCCTCGACGGTGTTGTCGACCGCGCCGAAGTGCTCGCGGCCAGGGGTGCCCTGCGCGAAGTCACGGGACGTCCGCAGCTCGCCTACGAGGACTTGACCGGCTGCGGGCGCGAACTGGCCGCCTGGGGGGTCACGAACCCCGCGGTGATCGCGTGGCGGTCGCAGGCGGCGTTGTGCGCCGCCGCGACCGACCGGCGCAGCCTCGCGTCGTCCTTGGCGGACGAAGAGCTGTTCCAGGCGCGGCGCTGGGGAACGCCTCAATCGATCGGCACCGCGCTCCGGGCGGTCGCGCTGGTGTCCGAAGAAGGCCGGGACATCAAGCTGCTCGAGGAGGCCGTCGGCCTGCTGGCGCGCGGCAACGTGCTGGGCACCCTGGTGCGGGCCCAGTACGAACTGGGGGTCAAGCTGAGCCTTCGCACCCGCGACGAGGACGGGAGGCCGGCGCTCGAGGCCGCCCGGAACACGGCGATGTCGATGAACAGCGATATCTGGGTGAGCCGAGTGGACGAAGCGCTGCGTCGATGGGGGACGGCCGACGCCGAAGGCAAACTGACCGCCCGGGAAATCAAGGTCCTCAACCTCGCGCGGGCCGGGTTGGGCAACAAGGGGATCGCCGGCCGGCTGCACCTGACCGGCAGTACCGTGGAGTTCCACCTCTCCAACATCTACCGCAAGCTGGGGATCTCCGGCCGGGCTGAACTGCATTCGATCATGCTTCCCGTTTTGTGAGCCGGCAGCGCCACCGTGACGGCCGCGCAATCGGCCGAGGCGAAGGAACGGTGCTCGGTGGAAGGCCGCCACTGTTCTCGTCCGCACGACGGTGCTCCGATCCGGAGCTCGGGCTCGAGGTCACGGCGCTCGATCATCGGGTCCGAATCCGGTTTCGGCGTCCAATGCGGACAGGAACTCCCGCGCGGTTTCCGCTTCTTCGCCGTCGAGGCTGACGAGAATGTCCAGCGCACGCTGAGCTTGCTCCCTGCTCTCGGGGTAACGGGACTTCCGCCGTTGCAGTTCGGCGAGGCCCAGCAGGGCCAGGGCTTCGTGATAGCGGTCACGGAGTTTCGTGCACAGCTTCAGAGCTTTTTCGTATTCGCGTGCCGCCGTCGTCACGTCACCGAGGTCGCGGTGGGCGTGGGCCACGTTCACGAGGAGGTTGGCCTCGATCAGGCCGATCTGGCCGGCTCGAGCCGCTTCCAGGCCGACCGCACCGCACTCGAGCGCTTGCGCCGGCCGCTTCGACTCGACATACAGTTCACAAAGAGTGTCGAGGGTTCCGGAAATCTCGTAGTGACCACCTATGTCGACCGCCAGTAGCCAGGCCTCCTGCGCGTGTGCGATCCCTTGTTCGTAGTTCTTCATCTCCCGCAGCGTCGAGGCGAGGTTTGTCAGCAGCCTCAGCAACTGACCGGAGTGGCCCCGCTTCCGCGCGATGTCGATGCCGCGCTGGAGGTGCCGCACGGCGACGTCGTTGCGGCCGATCCGGGAATGCGCGATGCCGAGGCCGTTCAGCACCCGCGCCTGCGGCTCGGGATCCTCCAGCTTTTCGGCGGCCGAAAGCCCGATGCCCAGCAGCTCGAGCCACTCGGTGAGCTGCCCGGTCGAGTAGTAGTGGTCGTGCATGTACCAGGGGAGTTGCCATGCGATTTCGTATTCACCGAGCTCCGCCGCGCGGCGGGTCAGGGCCGCGATGTTCGGGGCTTCGGCTTCGTACCAGGCGTAAGCCGACTCGCGGGTGTCGAACTTCTGCCAACCGCGGCGAGGTTCCGGCACGCCGGCCGGGAAGAGCGGGTAATTCGGGATGGCGCACAGGAATGCCGATCGCACGCTGTACACGTACCAGGTCAGTAGCCGGTGGATCGCCGCGGCGCGCTCCTCCGGACCTTCCTCCCTGATGGCCAGTTCGCCGGCGTGCAGCCTGACCAGGTCGTGGAAGCGGAAGCGGTGGTCCGCCGCGCCGTCGAGCAAGTGGCGGTCGCACAGCGTGTTCAGCATCTCCTCCGTCTCGCGGACCGGCCGGTCGAGCAGCGCGGCCGCGGCGGGAACGCCGATGTTCGTGGTGTTCAGCAAGCCGAGGTAGCGGAACGTGCGGGCGACGGGGCCGGGAAGTGACGTGTACGACCAGGAGAAGACCGTTCGGACCGAGGACATCTCGTCGTCGTCGATGTGGAGTGCGTCGAGGCGGTCTTGTTCCGCGGTCAGGTTCCGGACGAGCTCGCGGAGGCTCGACTCCGGCCCGGACGAGGCTTTTTCGGCGGCGATCCGCAGGGCGAGCGGAAGGTGGCCGCAAAGCCGGGCGAGCTCGGCCGCCTCCTGCGGCTCGGCGTCCACGCGCGGCCCGCCGACGACCCTGCGCAGCAGGTCCAGAGCTTCGGCCTCGGTCAGCAGGCCCAGGGACAGCCGGTGGGCCCCATCCCGCGCGCCCAGCCCGGTCAGCCGGTTCCGGCTCGTGACGAGCAGCAGGCTGTCCGAGGTACCGGGAAGCAGCTCGCGCACCTGCTGCGGCGAAACCGCGTTGTCCAGCAGGATGAGTACCCGCTTGTCGGACAGCAGCGCGCGGTAGGTCGCTTTCTGCGCGTCCGGATCCGGGTGGTGCCGGGTGCATCCAAGTGACCACAGCAGCTGGCCGAGAGCTTCGGCTGTGCTCAGCGGCGGGCGTTTGGGGTCGTACCCGCGCAGATCCAGGTAGAGCTGGCCGTCGGGGAAGCTGTCCGCGAGCCGCCGGGCGAACCGCACGGCCAGAGAGGTCTTGCCGATGCCGCCCGCGCCTTCGATCGCGAAGATGACCGGTGGCCGGCCACCCGCCGCCGTGTGCCAAGTGCAAAGCTGCTCGAGTTCCTTGACCCGGCCCACGAAATCGGACACCGCGTGGGGCAGCTGGGCGGGAATCGGCGCGGGTACCCCGGGCCGGGGTGCGGCCGCCGGGTCGAGTCCGGGGTCCGAGCGCAGCATCCGCCGGTGGAGCTCGGCGAGCTCGGCGCCGGGGTCGAGTCCGAGCTCGCCGGTGAACCGACGGCGGGCCGCGTCGAACTCGGCCAAGGCCTCCGATCGCTGTCCGCTGCGGTACAACGCCAGCATGAGCTGCGCGCGCAGCCGTTCCCGGAACGGTTCCGCCTGCACCGCCTCTCCCAGGTCGGGGATCACCTCCCGGTGCCGGCCGGCCTCGAGCATCAGGTCGGCCCGCTCCTCGACGAGCTGGAACCGCCACTCGGTGAGGCGTCTCCGCTCGGCCGCCGCGAACGGACCCGGGAGCTCGCCCAGCGGACTGCCACGCCACAAGGCCAGGCACTCGGCGAGGAGGTCGGCGGCGGCTGACCGGTCACCCGAAGCGGCCACTCGCCGTGCTTCCTCGACCCGCGACTCGGCCACCGCCAGGTCGACCTCGCCGGGAGCGAGTACGAGTCGATAGCCCGCTCCCGTGCGGACCAGCACGTCCCCTCCCGCCGCCGACAGCGCCCGCCGCAGCCCATGGATGTAGGTGTGCACACTGCCCTCGACCGAAGCCGGGGCCGAGTCTCCCCACACTCCGTCGATCAGCTCGGCACGCGCTACCGTCTGGCCGGCCCGGATCGCCAGCATGGCCAGCACCGCCCGCTGTCGCGGAGCGCCCAAAGCCAGCTCCCGCCCCCCGGCGCGAGCCTGCACCTCGCCGAGCAGCGCGATCCACAACTTCCGGCCGGTACCGGACATGCCGTTCACCCTTCTCCATGCTCGTATTCGTTCTATCCGCACACAACCCGAGGGTGGGGATGTTCGCCGGGCTCGACCGTGGTGCCGGCCGCCAGACCGGTTCGCGAGGTGCGGCGCAATGATGTCCGCACGACCGCCGCTTCCGGGGCGCGGTGGGGAGACGACCATGATCCGCCTCCGCTCATGCCGGGGCTTCGGAGCCGAGCACGAAGCCGGCGTCGCAGTCCGGCCGGTCGATCCTAGTTCCTGGCCTGCCTCCCGCTCGACCGCGAGCGTAGCGCCTTCATCGTGCTCGAACGCGGACGTGGCTGCGCACGTGCGCCGGCGGGAACGGCCGACATCTCGTTGCGCTCGCCCCAGGTGACCAGCTCCGGCAAGCCGGCCGGTTCGGTGTGCCGGTTCACCGCACGAGCGCTGTGACCGGCAAGGACCACGTCATTTCGGCGCGAGGCAGAGCTGGTCTGATCGGGCGAACTTCGCGGAGCCGGCCCCGGGCGGCGGGTGTTGAACTACTCGATCGCCACATCGCTTTCGAGAGATC
This genomic window from Amycolatopsis mongoliensis contains:
- a CDS encoding helix-turn-helix transcriptional regulator produces the protein MDDSGDGAGRLALERTSDRVDGGAMRESEASEDVAKVLHTLEEARSERARLGRLGRWSEADEAVLVTLRDVLSAASPEITGPDLGGLVYVAGSPRPGRRRVTGNWGPVPPERLTATCAMLLVNRGSEPQVVAEMARRALESYGWRDLGTFWYAVLSLAYAGESDAAQHELGRALKRSGWVGSHPHTPALTVLRARVAGLNGEPRTAWQLLDGALARGVVEQFKEVAVAWAIAALVDLGELERADDLLLAYGFGHTLDGVVDRAEVLAARGALREVTGRPQLAYEDLTGCGRELAAWGVTNPAVIAWRSQAALCAAATDRRSLASSLADEELFQARRWGTPQSIGTALRAVALVSEEGRDIKLLEEAVGLLARGNVLGTLVRAQYELGVKLSLRTRDEDGRPALEAARNTAMSMNSDIWVSRVDEALRRWGTADAEGKLTAREIKVLNLARAGLGNKGIAGRLHLTGSTVEFHLSNIYRKLGISGRAELHSIMLPVL
- a CDS encoding AfsR/SARP family transcriptional regulator — translated: MVVSPPRPGSGGRADIIAPHLANRSGGRHHGRARRTSPPSGCVRIERIRAWRRVNGMSGTGRKLWIALLGEVQARAGGRELALGAPRQRAVLAMLAIRAGQTVARAELIDGVWGDSAPASVEGSVHTYIHGLRRALSAAGGDVLVRTGAGYRLVLAPGEVDLAVAESRVEEARRVAASGDRSAAADLLAECLALWRGSPLGELPGPFAAAERRRLTEWRFQLVEERADLMLEAGRHREVIPDLGEAVQAEPFRERLRAQLMLALYRSGQRSEALAEFDAARRRFTGELGLDPGAELAELHRRMLRSDPGLDPAAAPRPGVPAPIPAQLPHAVSDFVGRVKELEQLCTWHTAAGGRPPVIFAIEGAGGIGKTSLAVRFARRLADSFPDGQLYLDLRGYDPKRPPLSTAEALGQLLWSLGCTRHHPDPDAQKATYRALLSDKRVLILLDNAVSPQQVRELLPGTSDSLLLVTSRNRLTGLGARDGAHRLSLGLLTEAEALDLLRRVVGGPRVDAEPQEAAELARLCGHLPLALRIAAEKASSGPESSLRELVRNLTAEQDRLDALHIDDDEMSSVRTVFSWSYTSLPGPVARTFRYLGLLNTTNIGVPAAAALLDRPVRETEEMLNTLCDRHLLDGAADHRFRFHDLVRLHAGELAIREEGPEERAAAIHRLLTWYVYSVRSAFLCAIPNYPLFPAGVPEPRRGWQKFDTRESAYAWYEAEAPNIAALTRRAAELGEYEIAWQLPWYMHDHYYSTGQLTEWLELLGIGLSAAEKLEDPEPQARVLNGLGIAHSRIGRNDVAVRHLQRGIDIARKRGHSGQLLRLLTNLASTLREMKNYEQGIAHAQEAWLLAVDIGGHYEISGTLDTLCELYVESKRPAQALECGAVGLEAARAGQIGLIEANLLVNVAHAHRDLGDVTTAAREYEKALKLCTKLRDRYHEALALLGLAELQRRKSRYPESREQAQRALDILVSLDGEEAETAREFLSALDAETGFGPDDRAP